A region of the Yarrowia lipolytica chromosome 1C, complete sequence genome:
TCGACTGATTGAGGCTCTTTCTACCGAACGGGCCGAGTGGAGCGATCCTGCCATGGCGGAGAAAATGGCTAACATGCTGTCTTCTCGGTACGATTGTATGATGCAGGCACTGGATCTGCTTGAAAACAAGTTTGGAGGAGCGGAGAAGTGGATCATGGACAACTGTGGATTCACAAAGGAGGATATCGAGACGCTGAAGAAGAATCTCATTTCTCCTGTGGAGCCTGGGTGGGAGTTGAGCTATAAGATGTAGCAAGGAGGTCCTTCTGAGCGAGTATCTCAGCCCCGTCAGGCATCCCCTTTCACAGCACCTGTATGAAGGTGTACTGTGGTTTAGACgtatacatatatataatacAGTTGTTAGATGTTAGATGACCGAATTCAGTAGACAATAGATGCGCGATATTGTCCCAGTGTAGTATAGTCTGGGTATAGCCTGTACCCTACGTTATCACAATGCGTCTCACTTCCATCAGCATCGAAAATTACAGTGTAGAAAAAAATTGACATTTCTGACACTTTCAAAAGAGATACTGTAAAAGATggtacgtacttgtaccagaaCGACATCATCTACATCAACCACTCTCAACCACGGAAAACGATCGCATAGACGTCTCAAGCCAAGGTTAGGGCTTTGAATGCCACGGAATCGCGCTGTGTAGCGCCACCAAAACGCCCTCAGCACCCAGCACAGACGCCGCACCATGCACCAAGCGCAAATACTCGATCAGTCATTGGAGCAATGCCCAATGGGGCGGCAGTAGATTTGGGCCGTTTCGATCTTGTACGTTTTGGTTGGCTTCGTATTTCACGGGTGATCGACATCCAGTTGAACATTGCTTGAGGCAATTTCCCTTAAACAAGTGACAATTTTTGCACAGATAATTTTTCGTCTTTTCACACCCACTAAATTACCCATCACTGTAttgtacggtacagtacggtGATTATAATTAGTGTGCCTGTGTCAGTGTGAGATTTAAGGTTTTCCAAGTGTCGTGTTTTTCGACTGTCTTGAAGTGGACATTTGGGTTGACTGAAAAGGTCGAAAATTCGAACAGAAGGTTGTAAGTTGGTCGTGAGTATAAATACCACGTTTAATCCCAATCTGGAAGCTGTATCCCGACgtacagctcctccagttTCCAGCCATTCGCCCCCCGAAGTCTATCCTGAACAAACCTCCCGTTCTGTTTAGGTTTGTGCACAAGGTTACCGGGGAAACGGTTGCAAGTGGATACGAGATGTGTGGAGAATCAGGGCGGGTGGGGATGAGGCGGAGGTGATGGTGTTGGCAGAATGGGTATGGTGGTGGGATGGTCACGTATGGGCTGTTATCGGAACGGTGTCAGTCTATTTGACTCGGCTCTGGGCcatcccaccaccacatccacGCACTGTACACATTGCTGTACAGAGGTGACCTGCAGTCCGCAAAATATCTGCAAGAGGAAAAGGAGGgggatatatatatatgtatatatatacagaTCCGAATTGTTTGTGTCATTTGCAAGTCACGACACTGATAATATCACCAGAGCACGACAAACCAAAAATGATCATCACATACGAATGTCAGACGCCAGACAAGCCGTCCACGGTGCAGTTGGCAGGCGACTTTTGCGACTGGCAGCCCCAGAACATGACTCCTGAAGAGGATGGAAACAAGTACACGTACGATTTCGACCCCGAAAGTGGCAAGaagtacctgtacaagttTGTGGTAGATGGCGAATGGGTGCTTCAGGACGGCGTTGCGACGGCTACCACCGAAGATGGTGCTGTCAACCATGTCATTACAGAGGCCGAgtcctctgctgctgttgccaagcgcaagaagaaccagaagaagaaggccaagaagaaggccaaggctgctgccgcaAAGGTCAATTCGGATTCCCGTTCGTCCTCGGAACCCTCCTtcactcctcctcccactGCCTCGTCCGAGACCACTTCCATGAACGCTTCTATGGCTCTGGATGATCCTCGGTGGGTCATGGTTGATCAGGCAGGCGCCATGGTCATGGATCTGAACAAGGCCAGCGGTGAGTTTGATGATTTGGATGCATTGATCTCTAGTGGAATCGCCAATGGAAGTATCGGTAATGACCCTGTTCCTGTGGTGGATAAGGGAGCCAAaattgaggaggttgttGAGAAGGTTGAGCCgaaggccgaggaggttaCTACTGAGATCGAGGCTGATACCAAGGgggaggatgaggaggaggtcaaggaggcaACTGCCGTGGATGAAGAGCCTGAGATCAAGACTGATGAAGTTGAGTCTGCTGAAGCCAAGCAAGCAGAGGTTGAGTCTGCGGCCAAGGAAGagtttgaggttgagaacACCATCATTGAGTCTGTTGAGCCTGCTaagaaggtcaaggctGAGCCTGAAGTTGAGGAGGCAAAAACTGAGGTTGAGGAATCTAAGCCCACTGACAATGAAACCGAGGTTGCTGAGATTGAGACTAAGAGTGAAGAGTCTGTCGGGGAGTCTGTCAAGGAGTCTGTCGAGGAGACTACTGAGGACAACTCTAAGAACTTTACTGAATCCGACCAGGTTCTTACTGATGAGTCCACTAAACCTACCGAGATCGAGGTAGCTAACCCTGAGTCCACTGACACTCTTGATACTGAGACCGCTGAGTCTGAACCAGCTCGAACTGAGGAGCCTCAAACAGATGAGACTGAAGTTGAGCCCGAGCTTGAGACTGGAGTCGTGGCTGATCCTATCGAGGAGAATGCTGCTGAGGTCGCCGAGGCCATTAAGGTTAAGGACGATGAGTCGGAGGTTCTGTCTAAGGACATCTCTGAACctgtcgaggaggttgcATCGGAGCCAGTCTCTGAGGAGCCAGTctctgaggaggacgatgagTCGCAGGTTCTGTCTAAGGACATCTCTGAACctgtcgaggaggttgcATCGGAGCCTGTCGAAGAGGAGCCTGTCGAAGAGGTCATCTCTGAGGAGCCTGTCGAAGAGGTCACCTCTGAGGAGGCATCCGAGCCTGTCGTCGAGGAGGCTACTCTTCACGAGACCCCTattgaggaggctgcccCTGGGGTTGAGTCTGAGGAGCCTATCGCTGAGATTGAGTCTGTCACTAAAGAGGCCGAGGCTAGCGCTGATATCGAGACTGAGACTGAGGCCACTCCCGCTGAGACCGAATCCGAATCGACTGCACCCATCGCAGCCAACGAGCAGGTCTCCGAGGTTGCTGAGGTTGCTGAGGTTTCCGAGAAGGTTACTCtcattgaggaggaagcTGAGACTGTTCAGTCTAGCGAGACTGCTGATAATTCGCCTCACAACTCTGGCGAGCCTACTCCCGAGCCTACCGAGACTGCTGAGGCTATCGAAATCGCTGAGAAGGAGGTAGCTTCAGAATCGGCGCCTATGGATAAGCCTGAAACCGAAGAAATTCTCGAGTCCGAGCCCGTTGATGAAGCACCCGTTGTGACCGAGACTGCCAGCAACATCATTGACGAGACTGAAGCTCCCGGCCAGGAGTCTGAGGCTGCAGGTGAGTCTGAGGCAgtggaggagcccaaggcTGTTGAGGAGACTCGCGAGGAGACTCCTAGTGAGTCCCATGAGACTACCGAGCCTGTCGCTGAGGTCGCGGAGAAGTTTGTGGAGCCCAAGGTTGAATCTGAGGAAGTTGAGcagaccgaggaggttaAGGAGACTGTCCCCGTGGTCGTTACAGAGGAGACAGTCTCCGTTGAACCGGTTTCTGAGTCTCCCACTAACCCCGAAAAGGATGAGGTACCTACCGAGGCGCTCGTTGAGACTTCTACGGAGCCCTCTGTGCCTAAGATCAACGAGACTGAGATTGTCGACGTGGCCGTTGATGAGTCTGTTCAGGTTGCTGACGCCACTGCTGACGAAGCTGAGGTGATTGAGCCTGTTTCTGTAGCCCAGCCCGTGATCAAGTCTGCTCTCGTCCAGGCTGGGCCTGAGGTTGAGTCTGTAACTGAGGTCACTGCACCCGAGCCTGAGGTTGAGACTATTGGCGACAAGTCTTCTTCGGAATCTGCTGTCAAGGTCACCCCCGGTATTGCTGCAGCTGTGCCTGCAATTGCAGCGGCCGCCGTGTCTGCAGGAGCCGCAGTTGCCGCCGTGCCTTTTAGCAAGAATGAGCCTTCTGTTGATTCCGACGCTGTTCAGCCTGTTCCCCCGTCTTCTGCAGGATCCGAACGCATGGTCACCGCAATGTCCGAGCCTGTGACCACTGATGAGGCTTCCAAGGCTAACCCTGAACAGACCCCCCGAGCCAGAAATGTGTCATATGGCTCGATCGCCGAGGCCGAATCCGACGCTGGTTCCGACGTTGAGGTGCCATCTAACCAAAAGGCCGTAAGCGAACACCGGGGTATCTTTGTGTGGCTTTACGAGGTCATTCTCGCTGGTATTTTCAGCAAGTTGACTTCTCTTTTTCGGCGACCAGAACCCAGCAACTAAGCAGCCGACAAAACTGTAACTAAGCGCGCCGATAGACCTAAGCACCGGCGTACAGAAGCAGCCAGCCAAATCATATAATCTGAATGAATGATATCCAATGAGTGATGTAAGATATGTCTACAGTGTTCGTGGGTGCATGAGACAGCGTATGAATGCACGGTTGGTACATtcttactgtacttgtatagcTATTGATTATGTATGAATTAGCATAGTATCTGGACGaactggaggaggaatcTACAGAATGTACTCACACCTGTATGAATTGGTACAAAAGGCCTTGTAAATGGGTGCTGCCACCTCCATGAACCTCTTCACTTTTGTGTTTCTACAAGTTCAATTCATCGCGTATAGTATGCTTTTTCTAGATTGAAATTTCAGCTGGTGCAGTAGCCCCTTTTTCCGCATTCCCGTTTATGACGAGGCTTCCTGCCAGGCCCGTACCTGTATTTACTTTTGCGATTTACTTTTTCATTCTATGGAGATATTTGAGGGGAATTGATGAGCCGCACGGCTGGGGGTGGTGCTAAAACACGCTGGAGCGGCGCTATTGGAATTCTGAAAGCGGGATTTTGTTTGGAGCAGCCAAATTGGCACCATTGAACTTTTATATCTCCATGTTTACCTATATATCCTCTGGTGATTGTGTGGTGCTCCATTTTTACATGTACGTTGTTCTCGCGACCTGTCTCGTGGCGTGAAAGTTTATTTTTGATGTCCGAAAAAGCCCCTCCTTTGGTGTTCTCCCATTGGCCAATAATCTCGGACATTCCTCCCTGCGGCGTTTAGCGTCCCAAAACAGCACCGTCGGTGTTTATTACCCCCGTTGGGACTTTTTCGGAGCCAATTTAGCTTAGCTCCCTCATTCCAAAGTTCCTATCATGCACCGATAAAGTATAGACGTTGGGTGCATCGAGCTAGAGACACGATCGGTGAAATATCGCTCAACGATATAAATACCGGCTCCAGCCGTCCATATTCGACATCAGTTCTCTgacacacactcacacaaACTCACAAAcactcacactcacacacatCCCTCTTGAACAATGTCTGACGTTGAATCCATGCACTCTGCCCactccgaggaggagtcctTCGACCactccaaggacgaggccCCCGAGCACCatgag
Encoded here:
- a CDS encoding uncharacterized protein (Compare to YALI0C19800g, weakly similar to uniprot|Q91255 Petromyzon marinus NF- 180), with protein sequence MYIYTDPNCLCHLQVTTLIISPEHDKPKMIITYECQTPDKPSTVQLAGDFCDWQPQNMTPEEDGNKYTYDFDPESGKKYLYKFVVDGEWVLQDGVATATTEDGAVNHVITEAESSAAVAKRKKNQKKKAKKKAKAAAAKVNSDSRSSSEPSFTPPPTASSETTSMNASMALDDPRWVMVDQAGAMVMDLNKASGEFDDLDALISSGIANGSIGNDPVPVVDKGAKIEEVVEKVEPKAEEVTTEIEADTKGEDEEEVKEATAVDEEPEIKTDEVESAEAKQAEVESAAKEEFEVENTIIESVEPAKKVKAEPEVEEAKTEVEESKPTDNETEVAEIETKSEESVGESVKESVEETTEDNSKNFTESDQVLTDESTKPTEIEVANPESTDTLDTETAESEPARTEEPQTDETEVEPELETGVVADPIEENAAEVAEAIKVKDDESEVLSKDISEPVEEVASEPVSEEPVSEEDDESQVLSKDISEPVEEVASEPVEEEPVEEVISEEPVEEVTSEEASEPVVEEATLHETPIEEAAPGVESEEPIAEIESVTKEAEASADIETETEATPAETESESTAPIAANEQVSEVAEVAEVSEKVTLIEEEAETVQSSETADNSPHNSGEPTPEPTETAEAIEIAEKEVASESAPMDKPETEEILESEPVDEAPVVTETASNIIDETEAPGQESEAAGESEAVEEPKAVEETREETPSESHETTEPVAEVAEKFVEPKVESEEVEQTEEVKETVPVVVTEETVSVEPVSESPTNPEKDEVPTEALVETSTEPSVPKINETEIVDVAVDESVQVADATADEAEVIEPVSVAQPVIKSALVQAGPEVESVTEVTAPEPEVETIGDKSSSESAVKVTPGIAAAVPAIAAAAVSAGAAVAAVPFSKNEPSVDSDAVQPVPPSSAGSERMVTAMSEPVTTDEASKANPEQTPRARNVSYGSIAEAESDAGSDVEVPSNQKAVSEHRGIFVWLYEVILAGIFSKLTSLFRRPEPSN